DNA from Rhipicephalus microplus isolate Deutch F79 chromosome 5, USDA_Rmic, whole genome shotgun sequence:
ctaactgacgaaaatctgaaaggcgtgattttggTCCCCTGGCTTTTCGTTGAATGACGGAGGCAGCCTTGACTTCTGTACAAAAtaatgaggtgtgagtagccatttCCTAGaggagagattcaagcactgggcttagggcgtccaataatccaagtgcgcttcgagcagatggtgtcttcatgtctaGGAATATCACTCGGGTGGCTTCTATGAGgaaacgcagcaccgagatcacttgacgatcagttttaggcaaatcttccatggctggAGAAGACTctggtgtggccacaacctgcagaggttccttggcagaagagcgcgtcgggagcgtgggccattcctccagagaaagaggcttctctgtttttttcgtagaagtggtgggccctttcgcggcgctactggatggaACCGCTATAGAGTGAGAAGTAGCgtttcgggaatgtgccttctttgaagactttcgatgatgccgacgtcgacgccgacgccagacttcttcggctgcctccctgtgtgtcgagttgtttCGGGCCATTcgtctgagaaccgcgcgctccttttggattcgaggacagtctttcgacgaggcagcatgaggaccgctgcagttggcgcacttcagagtagtcgcccgacaggcgtcttcagcataaggttcagcgcagcggggacacagtcgtacgttggggcatacgcccttgacgtgtcctagcctgaagcactgatgacattgaagtggcttttggatgaacgGTCGAACCAGATGTGGGAAATGTCCATccttaacgtgggacggtatgcaatctcccttgaaaaccacttttacgcagcgcgtatttccaaggcgccgcactttcgtaatgacagttcccacgtttgcaggcttgatgagggtagacaagtcagcattaggaatggcagtgtcgatgtcataaattacaccgccaattgatttatcatccatcgggataaaggggctcATTTTAATGCCGCcaagctcagtcatttgctgcagctgtcctagcgcactcacatcgtgcacgtctacagcgagaatgttcttccttgggtttactcgtacgtccttaatttgatgttacaccgcacattcgagagcaacggaaagggcttgcctgttcagaagccataggttgcttgatggatcttcggacatgaagatgatgacatgcggccagcgcgcaggtcatgactgcacagtcgctgtgcttccaggagctgatgctgctgtattcgccgtccttctcttcgccctcttaccccggacaggtataaagctgtcattggatgtgtcgtcttcccacatagaatagagatcggtgtcctcagtgtcacaAGGAGAGCCAGCTGGCTTCCTTGTGGTTTACGGGTGTTAGGAtctgtgaccaggcgggcctctggcatgctccacggccatcaccgcaagacggggaGGCGCGGCGCCTCAAAAGACCGATAATTTCACTAAAAAATacagagcgcagaaacaagcgttcttctaaacAGACACTTCTTCTTTCCCATGCCCGAAAAATATGACCTTGCATGTGCCAGGGTCACAGAATTTTTTCCATGTCCGAAAAATATCACAAATGGGCATGTGCCAGGGTCACAGAATTTTAGCAGTTTCCACTACTACGACGTGGCTTTCAATAACCCTGAGAATGAGTACaatgagagaggaggaggaggaggaggaggaggagaaggagaaagGAGCAAGAAACAGAgataataatatctggagttcAGACAGTGAGACGAGGTGAAGGAGGAGGGGAGAGATTGAAACAGGTATAAGGAAAAAAGTTATGGCTGAGAGAAGCTCGTAGTGAGGTGGAATTCGAACCCGCATACCCTCGATCAGAAAACGAACGTCCTAACTACTCGGCTATCCAGACACGCTAGAAGAGGGTAGCACTGCCTTGTATAGTAACGCGTAGCAAGGAATAAGAAAGAGAAATGAGCGACAGGAGAGATATTAATGGTGAGAGGAGGTAAAGGAGAGAGGCAGAGAAGTAAAAAAACGTATAAAACACAAAGAAATATTTGCGTCAAACGTTTGTGATGAGGCCGGATTTGCACCTGCATACTGCCCATTCGAAAACAAACGTCCTAACCACTCAGCTATTCGGGCATGCTAGAAGAGCACAGCACTGCCTTGTATAGCAACGCGTGGCATGCGATGGGAAAAGGTAAGGAGTTGAAGCAGATGTGGATGGTGAGAGGAGGTAAAGGGGGGAGGTAGAGACGGACATAAATgtacacaaaaagaaagaaaaaaattccctAAAAAGTTTTCGATGTGGCTAGATTCGAACCCACATACCCTTAATCCGAAAGCGAATGTTCTAACCCCTCTGCCATCTAAGGCTGCTTACAGTCAAAGCATAGTCGTGTGAAGTAAGGCGCAGCCAGGAGTGAGAAAGGAAAATAGGCGGAATGAGAAGAGGTGTGGGTCCTAAACTACCTATCGCCACGCACACGCaaaaaaatggcatttctttgtgtCAGTGCTTGTTTGAAGCCGCGTTCAGCAATGGGTAACCTGAGAAATTAGGTTCATAATCAAGTAAAAGACCAATCAGCGCTACAACGAATACGACGGACGAGATTAAAAGAGGATATGTGTTGCTGTACTCGCAACTCGAACCCGTACAACATTACTTGGCGAGTCCCTACCAGGTGTTCAAAATCTTTTCTTTGTTGTGCATGTTCGCGAGGCCTGCTTGATTGGCAAGTTATAAccaggcattttttttatttatggcatgatcgactcgctcgctggatttcgtgctgaaCGGTTCTGCCcttgcgatctccgacgacaacgCAGCTCTGACCGacgggctcgccctacgccacctcctgacgccgaaaagagctctcgcttagtggtgccccgtcctcaagCTTATGGAACCATGGCCATCTTTCCTGTCCTTGTGCCTCTTCCTATATCTATACCTTTTATTCCTCCCTATCTTTTTTAATCCCTACTCCATCCCCTGCACATAACTGTGTAGGTGCCACCATAGAGAGTGACAGTAGTGGAACttcgcttatttcttccttttcccctgTCAAAAGTCACTTATATATGGCATTATCAACCATTACGCCTGCTTAGGTCCCCACGCAGTCCTTTTAATTAAACTTGATTAACTGCATAAAAAAGTGCGAAACTAAATTTTCGTCAAAACTTGTCGTTGGGCTAGTTGGCGCACGTTTGCAGAGATGTACAAACCCAGTCACCGCTGGTATGACGTAAGTCTTTTCGTCTTCAGAAAATGCAGTCGTAAACCAAGAATCagtcaaaaaaaaacaaggttgcTTTATTTTCCTAGCTAATTGTATGTTTTGGGTAGGAGGGTAAACATGTTCAAGATAGTTTTCGGAGGGCATGTTTGTTGTTTTCATATCAGTGAGCATGTGCAATAACGTTTAGTTGAAAACGTGTCAACAGGAGGCGCTTCTCTTTACCAAGCACGACACAGGGACCGCATTCTAAATCTCGCTGTCTTGTCCAAAGCAGAAGCCTTGATTTGCCTCTCATCTTGGGCAGGAGACCTCCATGGAGTCGTGGAACAATTCAGCGTCCGGGAGCAGCGGAAAAGACGAGTTGATGAAGGCCCTGCAGGTGTACCAAACGAAAGCCCGCGCCCACGTGGTGCTCGTGCCGGCGCTGCTGGTCACCAACGTGGGCTTCCTGGGTTCGCTGCGTCGGAACTCGCATCTGCTCGCCATCTACGTGGTGGCCGTGACACTGTTTGTGCTGCTTCCTTTCGCCATTCCCGCGCCCTGCATCAGCCCCGAAACGACGATTAAGCATGTGAGAGCTGCACCACGTGCCGTAGGCGTGCTCGGGCAAGGAATGGGAGCGATCCTCGCTGCCCCGTCCACCACCAAGTGTTGCCAAAGGCCCTGCAACAAATAACCATAGAATGTTTTCATTACAGGACTTTAATTAATTTAGGAAATTCTGGCCACAGGAAATTCATCCGTGAAGGACGAGCCGAGGGACACTACAGAGCGAAACTATTTGCACATTAGTTAATTTCAACTTCATAATCTGGAAAACACTATTCTTCTTATACCGCGACGCGAGCAAGCCGGAAAAGTGcgggaaaagaaaatgcgggtcgtgacgtcatcatgagaGTCTCTCACAAAAAGCCGTGACGTAGGAAATCTGGAGGGCGTCTACTGTGTCCTACCGAACTtccaatatataaaaaaagaagtacATTGCAATCTGTTGGTGCTATAGAGCTagcgtacaaaagctgagaaaatttcatcgagccgatgCCGCGAAAATATCAAAAATACATTTTGATGTTTCTTATGTCACGCACAGCAGATATTTTGGCGCAAAATTTAaaagtgaaacttcaaccttgcaTTCtgtccgctaataatgaacttatggtAGGGAAGCATATGGGATTCTCAGACTGCACTTTGCTAATCTAAACGAAGTCATCGTTCCCTTTTAATTTCTCTAACGCTGTAATTGCTCCCTTCTTTCACCCCGGCGATGGCGCTGCAAGCCAAGCAGGCAGGGATGGCACAGGGGAAAGAAATTACGTCGCGGGCGCGTCATGACCTTGAGAACTTCGAACGTGCGGCTTACTTTCAGCGTGATCGCGAGCGCGTGGAGACCTCGGTAACTACGCGCCTCACGACGCTGACGTCAGCCAATGGTCGTAAATTTGGGTACATGGCGTGGTCACGTGGGTATATGGCATCGCTCGAAAAAAATGAGGGAACAATTTTTAGCGGACCTTTAGGATTGACTGTTAATTCATGGGTTTCACTACAATGTTTGGATCGTGTTCTCAGGAGCCCCGAGAGCGTTTTTGGTCATGCCACGAAAGGGTTGCAGGGCCCATTTAAGTTGCATTTCAAAAAGTGTTTATTCTGCACTTTCATCCTTGTAAGCCCGGGGCATAGAGTTTTCTATAAATGTTCTAGAGGGAACTGTGGAGCTAGTGCCTATGGGAGCATCAACGCACTTTGCTTCAGCCACCATGAGAATCATGGGTAGTAGACAGATTTGTCTAAGCTTCGTACTTCTGGCTGCGTTTGGCTCCGTGTTGCCTGAATCCACTTTGCCGCAAATATTAGGCAAAAGTTACGTCGTTACGCTTCACCAtagtgaacgtttttttttttgcctaaccATGCAGTTCAAATCGGCACAAGCAGTTCACATTGGTCCGTTTTTTATTACTTGAAGCAAAATCAAAGCGCAGCAAGAAGCTAAGCTGAAAGTGCGTCTGAAGCCCGCAAACATGACCGCAATCCGTGTACCCCTCATCATTACCGTGCAGTAGCGTACCAAGGAGTTAACCCACCAGGCCCGTGCACCCCCCCTCACAGCCTAAGTTTTTTCGCGGGCACACAGAGCGAAAAATGAACATTTCAAGGATATGCGCCTTCCCCCCACCCCCTTGAAAACAAGGTGTCCATCTCTATTCCGAAAGAGATATCTGCTTACGCTCCTGTTCCCATTGCGGCTGAATGATCACAGTGCCAGTTTACACTAGTAAATATTGTAAGACTCCCTATGACATGGAGAACCAAAGGCAGGTCGTTGTCGGAATTACGTCATtgccatagtttttttttgccacctttGCACTAGCGTGTGTACGGCGAAGCTCATTTTATTTCGGACTCTCCTAACAGgacgaagggggaggggggtgctcTGCGGCacagcttgccccccccccccttcgacaTGATGGCGAAAGCTACGCACACGTAATCCACATGCACTCTGCTTGTCCTAGATGGTTGCTTCTGAAGTACAACTTATGCGGTACAAGGAATATTTATTGTTTCTGAAAATCAAGTGCAACAGGTCAGTGGTGCAAGTAATTGCCGAAGCCAAAATTGTAGCTGGCGATCAGGGGTGCATAGCCAGATCGGGGGGTGGGAAGGAGAGATTAAACAATGCGTACATATTATATGGAAAtatattaccaactagcccagctatcGATTGTTCTACCATCTCAATTTTCTGCTCTCATTGTAGTAATACCAATGTTAAAAAGGCCTTCTCTCTGACGGAGCGAATTTGTTTGGTCTGAGAAAAATTAAAACAGAATAATTCGAATCCTGCAAGCTGGTTGTTTAAAACTTATTAAGGGCAAAAAAAAGCCTTTACTTGTTCTTAGATATCGCGATTCGCCCGCTTACTTTTTTCAGGAATTCTATCGTCGATGTGGTTTCTGATATGTGATGTCCTCCTCCTCACAGCTGCGCCCGCAGTACGTCTCTTCCTTCGTGGAGGTGGTGCTGGTCGGGGACTTGACACCGTTGTGGACGTGGACGTCCTGGTCGCGCCCGGTGCTCGTGATCACCATAATCAGCGCCGCGAAGCTGTACGAAGCCACAAGCAGGGCCGAACACGTACAGGACCAGTTGGCGCAGGCCGGTTGACCCGGGAATGCTCTCCGCTTGGACTGCACTAGAGGCTGAGTTCCCCGCGATGCCAGGACGGTGCGTATGTGTCGAGTGCCAAAGACGACGCCGCCATATGGACGGATCCTATAAGGACGAGGCAGGCGTCGTATTACTTTTCTTATTGTTCAGTCACGCAATACAatgttcccttttttttcttcgtttctttgtcAATTGAGTACACGTTGCTGATGAGTTTCACAAAATACCGCCAGCCTGGCTGCTACGAAAGGCATAGAGTAACTGCGTATGGAGTTACACCTCTAGGCACTAGAGTTGTGCATACGCCTACCGAACGCCGTTTACAGCCATGCAATGTTACGTTGAAGCTGTGGCTGATTATTCTATTTCTCGACGCCGCCACCGCTGCAGCGGAATGTATTGACACTAGTCATCGGCATTCGAGTCGGCGGCAACAACTTCCCTTGACAGCATTGCAGTGCCTAGACATCTTAGAAAATCTTAACAGAACAGCTCTTTGGAAGCTGCAGAACCAAACCACGTGCCATCTGCTGCGTCATAAAATAGCACTGAGCGTTACTGACGGCTTTCTAATTCGCGTTGGTGATATAAATACCGCTCTCTTTGTTATGAGACTCGAAAATTTGAGGAAAGACGCAATTTGAATGCGGTCATTCTTCACACTGAATGACCGCAATGACCGTGCGTGCGCGTATgcaccaggggcggcgccaggatgtttttaccggggggggggggcaaccacgaaaagtgagttcctccgggggggggaggggagggggcaagctagctctgctcctactaggttttcaatatatgcttccgggcaattgagtgggcataggggggggggcaggcgagaaatttggggggctccagcccacccttgcccctgGTATGCgcgtgccgtagtggagggcttcggaaatttcgaccacctggggttctttaacgtgcaccctaatatgagcacacgagcctacagcatttctgcctccatcgaaaatgctgccgccgcagccgtgattggaacccgcgacctgcgggtcaccagccatgtaccttagccactaaaccaccacggctgGGCAGGAACCGTGCCCAACTTGTCACTTTATTCCTCGTGGCTGAAGTGTAGCGGTGGCTGCCAGGGTCCGTAAAGCCAGGCGCGTGAACTCGTTCTCTTAACGCGCAACTCGAGCTTTTCATGAGCTGCGCTGGAGGCGTGGTGCTGTGGCTATGAAATGATGATCGTGATGATGCAACAACagattactccccccccccctacacacaGAAATGAACCACGGATAAAAACAATGAGAGCACGAATACAAAAGTGTGCAGGTCGAGAAGCTAAAGAGTCAGCGAGCAAACCAGCTCGTCAACGGGAAGGAGCTATCGGCAACCAGTGTGCCTCTGGTGGGCTACACTGGGAAAAGTGCAGAGGTCGAAGGAGACTCCAAGACCCTGTGGTCACAGACAGGCGGGCACCATAGTAACCTAGTGGTATCACTCGAGAGCCCACCCCGTGTCGGGAACGCTCGCTGCAGGCAAAGGTGGTTGGTTGGTGGTGGAGCCGTGTGAAGGCGCTGATGAGGCATAGCCGGTGATGAAGCCGAGACGGTGCAATGCATCGAAGCGGAGCCAGGACGACCGAGTACTGAAGTGCAAGTGCCGCGGCGGGGCCTCCGTCAGCGCACAGGGCGCCGACCTGGCTTCCGACAAGTAGTGGGCTGGTCGTGCTCGTTTGGACGTCGTCGTCGATAGAACACCGGCGTCAGCGTTTCGTTCCGGCTGGCGTGCCGGCAGGGGTGGTCCAGTCGATAAACGCAAAAACGCCGTGCCTGAATAACGGCGCCGCGTGCTCTACGCGTAGTCATGCGCACGATAAGTGGTTGGCCATTGCGTCGGGCAGACCTAGTAGGCGCttgcgccgtcttgaaggccaTGGCTGCAACGCACGACTGCATAGCAGGACGCTTGAAAAGGGGACGTTCTGTTTTACGGCGAACGCGatgatttcttctgtgcgctgtcaAGTGTGGTAGACAGGCACTAGGATTGGGCGTCGTCGCTCGTGTCACCAACGAGCCCGCGTTGCGGACTGACGTCTGGTATGTCCATCCAGCGTTAAAGGCTCCGAGGGATGGTTGTGGAGCCCAGAAGTCGTGGCCTGGAGTTGAATGGCGTGCCCGTGCTCGTGGCAGCAGCCTGGTGGTTGTCCGCCTGCATGGGTGGTACAAAACGTGCGGTCTGTCCGGCAGCATCCCGGAAGTTCGGTCGTTGCATGTCACGGGCAGGAACATCAGCTGCGGGAGACGTTGAGGTAGGTGATAGTGGCTGCTTGCAAGACGTACGGCGCGTTAAGGCCGGTTGAGAGTCATCTTCGGACACCGTCGACGGCGATGCCTCCGCGATTAGGGGGCGAATAGCAGGCACGACGATGTCCGTTGTTGCGGCAGGCTCCAAGGCGTGCGGCGAGGTTGCCGTCGTGAAGACTGACCTGCCTGAGTTGTCTGGGGTGTAAGACGACGTGCAGGTGGCAAGCACGAGTGACGGACCTGCGTTCGCAGGCTCCAAGGGGACGCCCCTCTCGGTGCTGAGACCAGTCGAAATGGGAGCGTCGTCTATCTGGTCGTCGTGCTCAGGTGCAGATTTGGATGTTCGTGCGACTGGATCTGAGGTAGGGGGAGTCGTAGCAGGGGTAGCGTGGTCGCGGTCAATGGATGGTTGCGGGCGGTTGGTAGTGCGCGCTGCGACGCAGTGGCGACAATTCGCGAGACCCTGGAAACGGGCGGTACGTGAGGACGTAGCAGGTGAGCAGCGCAGTGAAGATGGCGTCCTATGGCGGCGGGCTTGCGGTCGATTTTGCAGCAAGTTGGCGAAACTCAAGCGGCAGCGCATCCAGCAAGATGACGTGCATAAGCGGCAAGTCCGCGACGCCAATCAATGCGAGAACGGCGTCGAATCACATGAGCCATGCATGGGGTAAGGTGGGGTGGAACGGCGggactggcgggcagagttgcggaaGCATGGTAGCCGGTAGCTCGTCGAAGGGCGTGTCCTTCAGGTCACCGTAGCGTGGACGGTACAGAGAGGCCCGAGACgacgacgtcgaaggcggcccACGGAGCCGTACCAAACTAGCCACTTTATACATAGGGACTGAAGTGGAGCAACGGCGGCTGCCAGCTTGTTTCTtcgtttgtttgtagcctctaatctACGGCTCATACCCGCtctgggggatgggccaagagAACATGTAGTGTCATATGGACCATTGCTTCACTATTGCtcacaacaaaaaaaggaaaaagaaagttgTAGAATGAAGACAGTATATTAAGAAAACCAAGATTTTGAGAGTGAGAAAATAAACATCAACAAGAAAATAGACACTAATAACTACACCTTGATTTTGGTAGCCGACCAGACAGCTAGTTTTGCCAAActcgattaatttggtatgtcgcgGATTTATCCACATttcgaaaattacttttcgaGCATCCGTCAAGCCTTTTCTTTGCTTTGCTTTcctagatacatggcacgtacccacttagGGGGCTTcgccaagaatgcaacgtagaaACCACCGAGAACGGGGccccactcagcgagagctcttgtcggcgtcaggagatggcgtagggcgagcccagtcgaccatagctgcgctgtcgtcggaggtcgcgggggcacaaccggtcggaaTGAAATACCGCGAGTGGGTTGCCCATCATAAGTTATTTAAGGTACGCTATGAAATTTAAAAGCAAAAATAGAGAGCAATAGTACAATAGTAGTTTTGCCAAActcgattaatttggtatgtcgcgGATTTATCCACATttcgaaaattacttttcgaGCATCCGTCAAGCCTTTTCTTTGCTTTGCTTTcctagatacatggcacgtacccacttagGGGGCTTcgccaagaatgcaacgtagaaACCACCGAGAACGGGGccccactcagcgagagctcttgtcggcgtcaggagatggcgtagggcgagcccagtcgaccatagctgcgctgtcgtcggaggtcgcgggggcacaaccggtcggaaTGAAATACCGCGAGTGGGTTGCCCATCATAAGTTATTTAAGGTACGCTATGAAATTTAAAAGCAAAAATAGAGAGCAATAGTACATAAAATAGTGAATTTAActacaagtaatatgcttttCAGCTTGTATTCCAGACTGCCGTAATAACCTGAAGGGAATAATTCTGAAAACTCACGTTTTAACTTAACAAAATAACGAATACTTTTAAGTACGAGAATAAAATGATACTCGTAGTTATAATAAAATTGCACTCTGCATCAAACGCTTCCTTGTGGCAGTATCCCAAAcctgaggcaccgaagcttaaaacatttttctCCGATAGTTCAAGCCTATTTTTGTAAAAGGGATAATTATATGTCAAGTTCTGATACGAGAATATATTGcacatgacaaaaagtaatgtGCGATATTTTACAGTTTTCCGCAGAATTAACAGAGTGGTGATCTCATCAGACCAACCCTGAAGCAATAAAAGATTAATGGGGgcacacgacatcgaaatctggtgatCACCACTTGTGATTGTCGAGAATGGCTCCACTGCGATTTCCACGGATATTTTAGGTGATTATATTCCGTCCAAATGGCGCATGAACTCGCTCTCTTCTCTCGCAGCTCGAGCTATGCAAGAGCTTCGCGGGAGGCGCGGGGCTGTGGCTAtgaaatgatgatgatcatcatgatcatcatcatgataAATGGCGATGATGAGGACGCTTAATGAAGTTCGAAAATATTCCGCATCGTTTTCACGTGCTCTTGCTTTAAACACGCTATCCATTACGCAGGCAGCAGCCCAATTCAAAAGTTTCACAAAAACAAGCCAATTccaactttatcgattacattgtagtcATCCACAGTTTGAGCTTCTTGAATCACATCATAAGTGTgtgtgagtgattttaaatgaacagaagagaaaagtgagccccgtaattgactctcagggggaggacacctcaacagtagctcacgaggggtggggtgagattaaaaagataggataaaaaagtaaagaaataGAGAGACAGAGGAAGAGCGCGccacagaaaacgacggaagtaagggggagataggaaagatggacacggtcgcaggagtccgaggacggggcctcactcagcgagagctcttgtcggcggcgtcaggagatggcgtagggcgagcccagtcggtcataactgcgctgtcgtcggagatcgcgggggcacaaccggttggaATGAAATACAGCGAGCGGGTTCCCCATCATAAGTCATACAATAAAGAAAGTATGCACTAAATGGTTCAAGTGCGAGCTAGGGACCGCATATCGTAATCACGTAAGGTGCGCCTGCCATTTGCTTGTGCGAGAAAGTTCAGCTTTATTTCTTCCGTTCACACCTTAAGTACTTTTTGACCTCTACTCTTTACATTAGGCATTTTCAAGATTAAAAGTTTGTCGTCCGTTCAAAATACGGCGTCTACTGAACAGTGGTTTAAGAATCTTTGTCTAAATTTGGCGGgaggtggggggtggggggagtcAGGTGTTTAAGTGAAAACCAGCGAAACTACTGTGACCTTgcaagaaaaaataacaagcTACTTTATTTGTGGCGAATGCTTCAGTACTAAACTGCATAACCCAGCGTAGCGTTACCCTTACCGAAAGCGTGTGGCAAACATATGTTCTTCCACCGGACGGCTTCATGCTTTCTCATAGTAGAGCAATATGTAGTCTAAATCGTTAACCTATTTTTCTAAACACCTATCGACGgacagtgctctcccatagtagagtaccaagtactctaaatcgttaaccgtTTTTCCTATACACACGACGAAGTTAATGAACTCGTTGAACGTGCGAAGAAAACTCTCCTTCTCAATCATTGCGACAACCTCTGAGGGGGCTGCAGTGAATTTTTTGTTgatgcggcctcatcaagtgtgaggcc
Protein-coding regions in this window:
- the LOC142817284 gene encoding uncharacterized protein LOC142817284, yielding MCRTSELRRIRPYGGVVFGTRHIRTVLASRGTQPLVQSKRRAFPGQPACANWSCTCSALLVASYSFAALIMVITSTGRDQDVHVHNGVKSPTSTTSTKEETYCGRSCEEEDITYQKPHRR